In Drosophila willistoni isolate 14030-0811.24 chromosome XR unlocalized genomic scaffold, UCI_dwil_1.1 Seg144, whole genome shotgun sequence, one DNA window encodes the following:
- the LOC6638904 gene encoding GATOR complex protein Iml1 isoform X5 yields the protein MKLYKLNTHTKGFNKSYETDLVMKEHPTAKIGDVVEIYAPDDENGIHLLLQITEFNGSSGRDVISIESGIANAFKMRPYSNVVMRIVNPADVALDSIEITFKEQYMGRSEMWRLKAHLTNTCVYVNKKIDYNDLQIRCQVYEMWSQGERVASGVITEDTKIVFRSSTSMVYLFLQMSSEMWDFDIHGDLYFEKAVNGFLTELFQKWKKLGCNHEVTIVLFSRTFYAAKSLDEFPEHMRDCLQLDYKGRFYEDFYRVAIQNDRNDDWCTVLGQLRKLFTSYQETVLRYHEREGMTIPLATNSTATQGNFLEVLNISLNTFEKHYLDRTFDRTGQLSVVITPGVGVFSVDRELTNITKQRIIDNGVGSDLVCVGEQPLHAVPLLKFHNKDTTLTSADDYSLPHWINLSFYSTNKKIAYSSFIPRIKLPLFVSQQTLNEGDHDDQVQAEHNFLSCNQSEYIHNSLFDYDAYDEQIFQPLPAQSTCSLQRVVRAKKTSVPSFETYAFRNNDWENLTPTKIPSLRRKMSDPDIHHGTSGILAALTENTNLSESLASEKNSRRTIVSIAPIVRPGRALINPFDPSHVTIKLTSNRRRWTHIFPKGPTGVLIQQHHYQAVPAKSAQRPHQQILQQQRSLQQQQQQQQQLQQNSNNNNNNDREDYMESTSDEHNDQVSNHSLISRSTSTQSFVFGEEKLDFFKRRQNSLMSAMPANVPNLTATQAKSYLWGATGEQEWTPAITTGVDWKSLTIPACLPITTDYFPDKRSLHNDYVISDYTLLPDDVNLDYAKSRAVYRKPLSTEEVCKEIVSQRLAQGFQLIVVEEKSPTNPNGVGSGNGGCPSSGPNSCQTTPQPTSAVVPVLKPPCETNKEYLLSIGRIFHKISLSGSVITVTGYRPRHPYPPINVDYRYRFHAPQHDTYEISGVNFTTEKLENFNWNHMDLYICTRGDVDYPLMESLKYWRYRMYLLPNIPNKMINYQRCDIFPDAAPDNVREQIEDFVRLIEGVSKLKRQIGRKARDSPTVHSLTKRRHSTSIISRPQPNQGLTNSPFRERVGSNRLPEKRPSINARPKLDAGRLSRILPVADAGAASATASRDDQDDGFPVDIKFPANATLGEIFEAMKHPVTGVGYFLQTPSLPSCTFISYDALMWLKARLDNGRNPLDLLEAMRKERMICHASGDGNQPVIPGFVFYYVVQQDKNAKEYMPPLNDYSAFVNEWLEIEFQGCSYLWHDEAVTSHVPNFLRDTPAPQSWTASSKNKRVYRESHLEIDVTRMEWGHVKHHSVLQPGFAFEIVVEWVTSSGPIVSEMIGGWSRKAIHCGYQLVSVPADPMAEPFTKKSDPLRGPIFIPLCVTFLPDGAGLFDEFPEESRSDRMLFLQESILSKFGFLPCVLEKKFSLNKDQLPKEYQYIHFTGNMFALIRCASNNYQVESPTLQEANVTRCVYGHTNNTNVPKKVGFLWAWNHMIPNKKWKAQIINNSADGELLQLKMLKDFREFCSNSDQRLSQFWAHCQELKRKSVKFEYNNNNNNNNDDVRSK from the exons ATGAAACTGTATAAGTTAAACACCCACACAAAGGGATTCAACAAGTCCTATG AGACGGACTTGGTGATGAAAGAACATCCCACGGCTAAAATAGGCGATGTAGTGGAGATTTATGCCCCAGACGATGAGAATGGCATCCATTTGCTGTTACAGATAACCGAATTCAATGGCAGTTCTGGACGGGATGTGATTAGCATTGAATCTGGCATAGCCAATGCCTTTAAAATGCGTCCATACTCGAATGTGGTAATGCGCATTGTGAATCCAGCAGATGTGGCCCTCGACTCCATAGAGATAACATTTAAAGAGCAATATATGGGACGCTCGGAAATGTGGCGCCTAAAAGCGCATCTG ACAAATACGTGTGTCTATGTAAACAAGAAAATTGACTACAATGATCTACAGATACGATGTCAGGTCTATGAAATGTGGTCCCAGGGTGAACGAGTCGCCAGTGGTGTCATTACAGAAGatacaaaaattgtatttcGCAGTAGCACTTCGATGGTTTATCTCTTCCTGCAAATGTCCTCGGAAATGTGGGACTTTGATATACATGGGGATTTGTATTTTGAGAAGGCTGTCAATGGTTTTCTAACGGAACTTTTTCAAAAATGGAAGAAATTGGGCTGCAATCATGAGGTGACAATCGTTCTTTTCTCCCGGACCTTCTATGCGGCCAAGAGTTTGGACGAATTCCCCGAGCATATGCGAGATTGCCTTCAATTGGATTATAAGGGACGTTTCTATGAGGATTTCTATCGTGTGGCCATACAAAACGATCGCAATGATGACTGGTGTACAGTGCTGGGGCAATTGAGAAAGCTCTTCACCTCATATCAGGAGACTGTATTGCGTTATCATGAAAGGGAAGGCATGACCATACCATTGGCCACGAATTCAACAGCTACCCAAGGCAATTTCCTAGAGGTCTTGAATATATCGCTCAATACATTTGAGAAGCATTATTTGGATCGTACATTTGATCGAACCGGGCAATTGTCGGTGGTCATAACACCGGGAGTGGGTGTCTTTTCCGTAGACAGAGAGCTGACCAATATCACCAAGCAAAGGATTATCGATAATGGTGTGGGCAGTGATTTGGTTTGTGTCGGTGAACAGCCCCTGCATGCTGTTCCCTTACTAAAATTCCACAACAAGGACACCACACTTACCTCGGCCGATGATTACTCCCTGCCGCATTGGATTAATTTGAGTTTCTATTCAACAAACAAGAAGATTGCCTATTCTAGTTTCATACCGCGTATCAAGCTGCCCCTGTTTGTCAGCCAACAGACATTGAACGAAGGTGATCACGATGATCAGGTGCAGGCTGAGCATAATTTTCTAAGTTGCAATCAATcggaatacatacataactcTCTGTTCGATTATGATGCCTATGATGAGCAAATCTTTCAACCGCTGCCAGCTCAAAGCACTTg TTCGCTTCAACGTGTTGTGAGAGCCAAAAAAACATCAGTTCCCAGTTTCGAGACGTATGCATTTAGGAATAATGATTGGGAAAATTTAACACCTACTAAAATACCAAGTTTGAGACGCAAAATGTCCGATCCGGATATACATCATGGCACCTCTGGCATACTGGCAGCTTTG ACGGAGAACACAAATCTTTCTGAATCCTTGGCATCGGAAAAGAATTCAAGACGAACTATCGTTAGCATAGCCCCCATTGTACGGCCAGGACGGGCATTAATCAATCCATTTGATCCATCACATGTGACCATTAAATTGACATCGAATCGTCGACGTTGGACACACATCTTTCCCAAAGGGCCGACAGGTGTGCTTATACAGCAGCATCATTATCAGGCTGTGCCGGCTAAATCAGCACAAAGGCCACATCAACAAATACTACAACAGCAAAGATcattgcagcagcaacagcaacaacaacagcagctgcaacaaaatagcaacaataataacaataatgaCAGAGAGGATTATATGGAATCGACATCTGATGAGCATAATGATCAAGTGTCAAATCATTCATTAATCAGTAGATCAACATCAACGCAAAGTTTTGTATTTGGTGAAGAAAAATTAGATT TTTTCAAAAGACGTCAAAACTCACTGATGAGTGCCATGCCCGCCAATGTGCCCAATCTCACAGCAACTCAGGCCAAATCATATCTCTGGGGAGCCACCGGGGAGCAAGAATGGACGCCAGCAATTACCACAG GCGTCGATTGGAAATCATTAACCATACCCGCCTGTCTGCCCATAACAACGGACTATTTCCCGGACAAACGTTCCCTGCACAATGACTATGTGATCTCGGATTACACATTGCTGCCGGACGACGTGAATTTGGATTATGCCAAGAGTCGGGCGGTCTATCGTAAACCTCTATCCACCGAGGAGGTATGCAAAGAGATTGTCTCCCAACGTCTGGCCCAGGGATTTCAATTGATTGTGGTCGAAGAGAAATCGCCAACGAATCCCAACGGCGTCGGCAGTGGCAACGGCGGCTGTCCATCGAGTGGCCCCAACAGCTGCCAGACAACTCCCCAGCCCACTTCGGCGGTGGTGCCAGTGCTGAAGCCGCCATGTGAAACTAATAAGGAATATCTACTCTCAATTGGACGAATATTTCATAAAATCTCGCTAAGTGGATCGGTTATCACAGTGACAGGTTATCGTCCCAG GCATCCATATCCTCCCATCAATGTGGATTATCGTTATCGCTTCCATGCCCCTCAACATGATACCTATGAGATATCTGGTGTGAATTTCACAACCGAAAAGCTAGAGAATTTCAATTGGAATCACATGgatttgtatatatgcacACGTGGCGATGTTGACTATCCTTTAATGGAG AGTCTTAAATATTGGCGTTATCGCATGTATTTGTTACCAAATATCCCCAACAAAATGATCAATTATCAGCGTTGTGATATCTTTCCCGATGCAGCTCCGGATAATGTACGCGAACAAATTGAAGATTTTGTTCGTCTCATTGAGGGTGTCAGCAAATTGAAACGTCAAATAGGACGCAAAGCGCGT GATAGCCCCACCGTTCACAGCCTAACCAAGCGACGACACAGTACGAGCATTATATCCAGGCCACAGCCTAATCAG GGATTGACAAATTCACCATTTCGTGAGCGTGTCGGCAGTAATCGCCTGCCGGAAAAACGACCCAG CATTAATGCTCGACCTAAATTGGATGCAGGACGTCTTTCAAGGATATTGCCAGTTGCAGATGCTGGTGCTGCTTCCGCTACTGCCAGTCGAGACGATCAAGATGATGG ttttccTGTGGATATTAAATTCCCAGCAAATGCCACATTGGGTGAAATATTTGAGGCCATGAAACATCCAGTGACGGGTGTGGGTTATTTTCTACAAACGCCATCCTTGCCCTCATGTactttcatatcatatgatgCTTTGATGTGGCTAAAGGCACGACTTGATAATGGCCGCAATCCTTTAGATTTACTGGAGGCCATGCGCAA GGAACGCATGATTTGTCATGCATCGGGTGATGGTAATCAGCCAGTGATACCAGGATTTGTTTTCTACTATGTGGTGCAGCAGGATAAGAATGCCAAAG AATATATGCCTCCGTTGAATGATTATAGTGCCTTTGTGAATGAATGGCTAGAGATTGAGTTTCAGGGTTGCAGTTATCTCTGGCACGATGAGGCTGTAACCAGTCATGTGCCCAATTTCTTAAGAGACACACCCGCCCCTCAGTCATGGACAGCGTCTAGCAAAAATA agCGTGTTTATCGTGAATCGCATTTAGAAATTGATGTCACGCGAATGGAGTGGGGACATGTAAAGCATCACAGTGTTTTACAGCCGGGATTTGCTTTTGAAATAGTTGTCGAATGGGTGACATCATCCGGGCCCATAGTATCCGAAATG ATTGGTGGTTGGTCACGCAAAGCCATACATTGTGGCTATCAATTGGTATCCGTGCCGGCTGATCCCATGGCTGAGCCATTTACCAAGAAATCGGATCCATTAAGAGGACCCATATTCATTCCATTGTGTGTAACCTTTTTGCCAGATGGTGCTGGTCTTTTTGATG aATTTCCTGAGGAATCGCGATCAGATCGTATGTTATTTCTACAAGAATCCATTTTATCCAAATTTGGATTCTTACCTTGCGTTTTGGAAAAGAAATTTTCATTGAACAAGGAT cAGTTGCCCAAGGAATATCAATATATTCATTTTACTGGCAATATGTTTGCTCTAATACG ATGTGCCTCCAATAACTATCAAGTGGAATCACCCACTCTGCAGGAGGCAAATGTCACACGTTGTGTGTACGGGCATACAAACAATACAAATGTACCAAAAAAAGTTGGATTCCTGTGGGCCTGGAATCATATGATACCCAACAAAAAGTGGAAAGcccaaattataaataattccGCTGATGGTGAACTTTTACAATTGAAAATGTTGAAAGATTTTCGTGAGTTTTGTTCGAATAGCGATCAACGTTTGTCTCAGTTTTGGGCCCATTGTCAGGAGTTGAAACGTAAATCAGTTAAATTCgaatacaataataataataataataacaacgaTGATGTTAGATCAAAGTGA
- the LOC6638904 gene encoding GATOR complex protein Iml1 isoform X4, which translates to MKLYKLNTHTKGFNKSYETDLVMKEHPTAKIGDVVEIYAPDDENGIHLLLQITEFNGSSGRDVISIESGIANAFKMRPYSNVVMRIVNPADVALDSIEITFKEQYMGRSEMWRLKAHLTNTCVYVNKKIDYNDLQIRCQVYEMWSQGERVASGVITEDTKIVFRSSTSMVYLFLQMSSEMWDFDIHGDLYFEKAVNGFLTELFQKWKKLGCNHEVTIVLFSRTFYAAKSLDEFPEHMRDCLQLDYKGRFYEDFYRVAIQNDRNDDWCTVLGQLRKLFTSYQETVLRYHEREGMTIPLATNSTATQGNFLEVLNISLNTFEKHYLDRTFDRTGQLSVVITPGVGVFSVDRELTNITKQRIIDNGVGSDLVCVGEQPLHAVPLLKFHNKDTTLTSADDYSLPHWINLSFYSTNKKIAYSSFIPRIKLPLFVSQQTLNEGDHDDQVQAEHNFLSCNQSEYIHNSLFDYDAYDEQIFQPLPAQSTCSLQRVVRAKKTSVPSFETYAFRNNDWENLTPTKIPSLRRKMSDPDIHHGTSGILAALTENTNLSESLASEKNSRRTIVSIAPIVRPGRALINPFDPSHVTIKLTSNRRRWTHIFPKGPTGVLIQQHHYQAVPAKSAQRPHQQILQQQRSLQQQQQQQQQLQQNSNNNNNNDREDYMESTSDEHNDQVSNHSLISRSTSTQSFVFGEEKLDFFKRRQNSLMSAMPANVPNLTATQAKSYLWGATGEQEWTPAITTVFPNPGKHLKPIVESEHNFGSAPLEAPTEMVGKGKIIIGVDWKSLTIPACLPITTDYFPDKRSLHNDYVISDYTLLPDDVNLDYAKSRAVYRKPLSTEEVCKEIVSQRLAQGFQLIVVEEKSPTNPNGVGSGNGGCPSSGPNSCQTTPQPTSAVVPVLKPPCETNKEYLLSIGRIFHKISLSGSVITVTGYRPRHPYPPINVDYRYRFHAPQHDTYEISGVNFTTEKLENFNWNHMDLYICTRGDVDYPLMESLKYWRYRMYLLPNIPNKMINYQRCDIFPDAAPDNVREQIEDFVRLIEGVSKLKRQIGRKARHDTPRITEKHHNQLNSPQQSINARPKLDAGRLSRILPVADAGAASATASRDDQDDGFPVDIKFPANATLGEIFEAMKHPVTGVGYFLQTPSLPSCTFISYDALMWLKARLDNGRNPLDLLEAMRKERMICHASGDGNQPVIPGFVFYYVVQQDKNAKEYMPPLNDYSAFVNEWLEIEFQGCSYLWHDEAVTSHVPNFLRDTPAPQSWTASSKNKRVYRESHLEIDVTRMEWGHVKHHSVLQPGFAFEIVVEWVTSSGPIVSEMIGGWSRKAIHCGYQLVSVPADPMAEPFTKKSDPLRGPIFIPLCVTFLPDGAGLFDEFPEESRSDRMLFLQESILSKFGFLPCVLEKKFSLNKDLPKEYQYIHFTGNMFALIRCASNNYQVESPTLQEANVTRCVYGHTNNTNVPKKVGFLWAWNHMIPNKKWKAQIINNSADGELLQLKMLKDFREFCSNSDQRLSQFWAHCQELKRKSVKFEYNNNNNNNNDDVRSK; encoded by the exons ATGAAACTGTATAAGTTAAACACCCACACAAAGGGATTCAACAAGTCCTATG AGACGGACTTGGTGATGAAAGAACATCCCACGGCTAAAATAGGCGATGTAGTGGAGATTTATGCCCCAGACGATGAGAATGGCATCCATTTGCTGTTACAGATAACCGAATTCAATGGCAGTTCTGGACGGGATGTGATTAGCATTGAATCTGGCATAGCCAATGCCTTTAAAATGCGTCCATACTCGAATGTGGTAATGCGCATTGTGAATCCAGCAGATGTGGCCCTCGACTCCATAGAGATAACATTTAAAGAGCAATATATGGGACGCTCGGAAATGTGGCGCCTAAAAGCGCATCTG ACAAATACGTGTGTCTATGTAAACAAGAAAATTGACTACAATGATCTACAGATACGATGTCAGGTCTATGAAATGTGGTCCCAGGGTGAACGAGTCGCCAGTGGTGTCATTACAGAAGatacaaaaattgtatttcGCAGTAGCACTTCGATGGTTTATCTCTTCCTGCAAATGTCCTCGGAAATGTGGGACTTTGATATACATGGGGATTTGTATTTTGAGAAGGCTGTCAATGGTTTTCTAACGGAACTTTTTCAAAAATGGAAGAAATTGGGCTGCAATCATGAGGTGACAATCGTTCTTTTCTCCCGGACCTTCTATGCGGCCAAGAGTTTGGACGAATTCCCCGAGCATATGCGAGATTGCCTTCAATTGGATTATAAGGGACGTTTCTATGAGGATTTCTATCGTGTGGCCATACAAAACGATCGCAATGATGACTGGTGTACAGTGCTGGGGCAATTGAGAAAGCTCTTCACCTCATATCAGGAGACTGTATTGCGTTATCATGAAAGGGAAGGCATGACCATACCATTGGCCACGAATTCAACAGCTACCCAAGGCAATTTCCTAGAGGTCTTGAATATATCGCTCAATACATTTGAGAAGCATTATTTGGATCGTACATTTGATCGAACCGGGCAATTGTCGGTGGTCATAACACCGGGAGTGGGTGTCTTTTCCGTAGACAGAGAGCTGACCAATATCACCAAGCAAAGGATTATCGATAATGGTGTGGGCAGTGATTTGGTTTGTGTCGGTGAACAGCCCCTGCATGCTGTTCCCTTACTAAAATTCCACAACAAGGACACCACACTTACCTCGGCCGATGATTACTCCCTGCCGCATTGGATTAATTTGAGTTTCTATTCAACAAACAAGAAGATTGCCTATTCTAGTTTCATACCGCGTATCAAGCTGCCCCTGTTTGTCAGCCAACAGACATTGAACGAAGGTGATCACGATGATCAGGTGCAGGCTGAGCATAATTTTCTAAGTTGCAATCAATcggaatacatacataactcTCTGTTCGATTATGATGCCTATGATGAGCAAATCTTTCAACCGCTGCCAGCTCAAAGCACTTg TTCGCTTCAACGTGTTGTGAGAGCCAAAAAAACATCAGTTCCCAGTTTCGAGACGTATGCATTTAGGAATAATGATTGGGAAAATTTAACACCTACTAAAATACCAAGTTTGAGACGCAAAATGTCCGATCCGGATATACATCATGGCACCTCTGGCATACTGGCAGCTTTG ACGGAGAACACAAATCTTTCTGAATCCTTGGCATCGGAAAAGAATTCAAGACGAACTATCGTTAGCATAGCCCCCATTGTACGGCCAGGACGGGCATTAATCAATCCATTTGATCCATCACATGTGACCATTAAATTGACATCGAATCGTCGACGTTGGACACACATCTTTCCCAAAGGGCCGACAGGTGTGCTTATACAGCAGCATCATTATCAGGCTGTGCCGGCTAAATCAGCACAAAGGCCACATCAACAAATACTACAACAGCAAAGATcattgcagcagcaacagcaacaacaacagcagctgcaacaaaatagcaacaataataacaataatgaCAGAGAGGATTATATGGAATCGACATCTGATGAGCATAATGATCAAGTGTCAAATCATTCATTAATCAGTAGATCAACATCAACGCAAAGTTTTGTATTTGGTGAAGAAAAATTAGATT TTTTCAAAAGACGTCAAAACTCACTGATGAGTGCCATGCCCGCCAATGTGCCCAATCTCACAGCAACTCAGGCCAAATCATATCTCTGGGGAGCCACCGGGGAGCAAGAATGGACGCCAGCAATTACCACAG TATTCCCGAATCCGGGCAAACATTTGAAACCGATTGTTGAAAGCGAACATAATTTTGGAAGCGCACCGCTTGAGGCACCCACTGAGATGGTCGGCAAAGGAAAAATCATCATAG GCGTCGATTGGAAATCATTAACCATACCCGCCTGTCTGCCCATAACAACGGACTATTTCCCGGACAAACGTTCCCTGCACAATGACTATGTGATCTCGGATTACACATTGCTGCCGGACGACGTGAATTTGGATTATGCCAAGAGTCGGGCGGTCTATCGTAAACCTCTATCCACCGAGGAGGTATGCAAAGAGATTGTCTCCCAACGTCTGGCCCAGGGATTTCAATTGATTGTGGTCGAAGAGAAATCGCCAACGAATCCCAACGGCGTCGGCAGTGGCAACGGCGGCTGTCCATCGAGTGGCCCCAACAGCTGCCAGACAACTCCCCAGCCCACTTCGGCGGTGGTGCCAGTGCTGAAGCCGCCATGTGAAACTAATAAGGAATATCTACTCTCAATTGGACGAATATTTCATAAAATCTCGCTAAGTGGATCGGTTATCACAGTGACAGGTTATCGTCCCAG GCATCCATATCCTCCCATCAATGTGGATTATCGTTATCGCTTCCATGCCCCTCAACATGATACCTATGAGATATCTGGTGTGAATTTCACAACCGAAAAGCTAGAGAATTTCAATTGGAATCACATGgatttgtatatatgcacACGTGGCGATGTTGACTATCCTTTAATGGAG AGTCTTAAATATTGGCGTTATCGCATGTATTTGTTACCAAATATCCCCAACAAAATGATCAATTATCAGCGTTGTGATATCTTTCCCGATGCAGCTCCGGATAATGTACGCGAACAAATTGAAGATTTTGTTCGTCTCATTGAGGGTGTCAGCAAATTGAAACGTCAAATAGGACGCAAAGCGCGT CATGACACACCTAGAATCACAGAAAAGCATCATAATCAATTAAACTCACCACAGCAAAG CATTAATGCTCGACCTAAATTGGATGCAGGACGTCTTTCAAGGATATTGCCAGTTGCAGATGCTGGTGCTGCTTCCGCTACTGCCAGTCGAGACGATCAAGATGATGG ttttccTGTGGATATTAAATTCCCAGCAAATGCCACATTGGGTGAAATATTTGAGGCCATGAAACATCCAGTGACGGGTGTGGGTTATTTTCTACAAACGCCATCCTTGCCCTCATGTactttcatatcatatgatgCTTTGATGTGGCTAAAGGCACGACTTGATAATGGCCGCAATCCTTTAGATTTACTGGAGGCCATGCGCAA GGAACGCATGATTTGTCATGCATCGGGTGATGGTAATCAGCCAGTGATACCAGGATTTGTTTTCTACTATGTGGTGCAGCAGGATAAGAATGCCAAAG AATATATGCCTCCGTTGAATGATTATAGTGCCTTTGTGAATGAATGGCTAGAGATTGAGTTTCAGGGTTGCAGTTATCTCTGGCACGATGAGGCTGTAACCAGTCATGTGCCCAATTTCTTAAGAGACACACCCGCCCCTCAGTCATGGACAGCGTCTAGCAAAAATA agCGTGTTTATCGTGAATCGCATTTAGAAATTGATGTCACGCGAATGGAGTGGGGACATGTAAAGCATCACAGTGTTTTACAGCCGGGATTTGCTTTTGAAATAGTTGTCGAATGGGTGACATCATCCGGGCCCATAGTATCCGAAATG ATTGGTGGTTGGTCACGCAAAGCCATACATTGTGGCTATCAATTGGTATCCGTGCCGGCTGATCCCATGGCTGAGCCATTTACCAAGAAATCGGATCCATTAAGAGGACCCATATTCATTCCATTGTGTGTAACCTTTTTGCCAGATGGTGCTGGTCTTTTTGATG aATTTCCTGAGGAATCGCGATCAGATCGTATGTTATTTCTACAAGAATCCATTTTATCCAAATTTGGATTCTTACCTTGCGTTTTGGAAAAGAAATTTTCATTGAACAAGGAT TTGCCCAAGGAATATCAATATATTCATTTTACTGGCAATATGTTTGCTCTAATACG ATGTGCCTCCAATAACTATCAAGTGGAATCACCCACTCTGCAGGAGGCAAATGTCACACGTTGTGTGTACGGGCATACAAACAATACAAATGTACCAAAAAAAGTTGGATTCCTGTGGGCCTGGAATCATATGATACCCAACAAAAAGTGGAAAGcccaaattataaataattccGCTGATGGTGAACTTTTACAATTGAAAATGTTGAAAGATTTTCGTGAGTTTTGTTCGAATAGCGATCAACGTTTGTCTCAGTTTTGGGCCCATTGTCAGGAGTTGAAACGTAAATCAGTTAAATTCgaatacaataataataataataataacaacgaTGATGTTAGATCAAAGTGA